One segment of Manihot esculenta cultivar AM560-2 chromosome 4, M.esculenta_v8, whole genome shotgun sequence DNA contains the following:
- the LOC110613180 gene encoding glutamate receptor 2.8, producing the protein MRDKSYPSKLFFFCILFIQIVMPNNSKVPADVDVGVVLDIDDTIGKIGLSCINISLSHFYAKHSHYKTRLLLHARDSNRDVVAAAAAALDLIKNVQVEAIIGPATSMQANFVIKLGEKAQVPIISFSASSPSLSSIHSPYFFRATRSDSAQVNAISAIVQAFGWRKAVPIYIDNEYGLGIIPYLTDSLQAVDTQVPYRSAIAPFATDDQILEELLKLKAMQTRVFIVHVSPSLGSKLFTKAKEVGMMGEGYVWIITDGMADFLNSLDYFVIESMQGVLGVKPYVPRSKRVENFRVQWKRKFQHENPDLVDADLNIYGLWAYDAAVALAMAIERVATNINFGFGKGNISGNSTDLETLGVSQIGPSLRQALSNTKFRGLTGDFLFINGQLKSSAFQIINVDGDGVRRVGFWVPGIGLVRRLKTSGANASKNSSADNNSSTLATIIWPGDTASIPRGWEIPADGKKLRIGVPVKEGFTRFVNVTRYPGTNKLKVEGYCIDLFDAVVAELPYAMNYEYIPFVNSDDKSAGTYNDLIYQVFLGEFDAAVGDISIVANRSLYVDFTLPYMESGRVSMIVPITDVESKKAWVFLKPLTWDLWVTSLVFFVFIGFVVWVLEHRINQDFRGSPSHQISTSFWFSFSTMVFAQSEKVVSNLARIVVIICCFVGLILTQSYTASLSSFLTVQQFQPTVTTIDELIKKGDFVGYQKGSFVKETLKSLGFDESKLVPYISAEDCDQLLSKGSKNGGVAAAFEGPTSMQLILAENCSKYSIVEPVSMLEASRRKNISNIEEFSTDGLGFAFPKGSPLAPDVSRAILKVTEGDKIEKIWGKWFGDLGICPDRSNSVPSNRLGLNSFWGLFLIAGITSLLALITYIGMFIYQNRRVLMNSDSRVSMWNKIVDLLKIFNQKDFKSHTFKRSIVDNGNGEPSPSTYSINEDFHEEQDTPSAEDVYQNQNELRFCREEALFIELMSEPTKETSAVIELARENC; encoded by the exons ATGAGGGACAAAAGTTACCCTTCCAAGCtatttttcttttgtattttGTTCATACAAATAGTGATGCCAAATAATAGTAAAGTGCCAGCGGACGTGGACGTGGGTGTGGTTCTTGACATTGATGATACCATTGGGAAGATTGGGCTCAGCTGCATCAACATCTCCCTCTCTCATTTTTATGCAAAACATTCTCACTACAAAACCAGGCTGCTCCTCCATGCCAGGGACTCCAACAGAGATGTCGTCGCCGCAGCTGCAGCAG CTTTGGACTTGATAAAAAACGTTCAAGTAGAAGCAATCATAGGGCCAGCAACTTCTATGCAAGCCAATTTTGTAATCAAACTTGGAGAGAAAGCTCAGGTGCCTATTATCTCATTTTCTGCATCAAGTCCTTCACTTTCTTCCATTCACAGTCCATACTTCTTTCGAGCAACGCGAAGTGATTCTGCTCAAGTGAATGCCATAAGTGCAATAGTTCAAGCTTTTGGATGGAGAAAAGCTGTGCCCATCTATATTGACAACGAATATGGACTGGGAATCATACCTTATTTAACCGACTCTTTGCAAGCAGTTGATACCCAAGTCCCCTACCGGAGTGCCATTGCTCCGTTCGCCACCGATGATCAAATTCTTGAAGAGCTTCTCAAGTTGAAGGCAATGCAAACTAGAGTTTTCATTGTGCATGTGTCACCCTCTCTTGGCTCGAAGCTTTTTACCAAAGCAAAAGAGGTGGGAATGATGGGTGAAGGCTATGTTTGGATCATAACAGATGGGATGGCCGATTTCTTGAATTCCTtagattattttgttattgaatcAATGCAAGGAGTATTGGGAGTTAAACCTTATGTTCCAAGATCAAAAAGAGTTGAGAATTTTAGGGTTCAGTGGAAAAGGAAATTCCAACATGAGAATCCTGACTTGGTTGATGCTGACTTGAACATTTATGGACTTTGGGCTTATGATGCTGCAGTTGCATTAGCCATGGCAATTGAGAGAGTAGCTACAAATATTAACTTCGGCTTCGGAAAGGGAAATATTTCTGGCAACTCAACAGATCTTGAAACTCTCGGCGTCTCTCAGATTGGTCCAAGCCTTCGTCAAGCATTATCAAACACCAAGTTCAGAGGTCTTACAGGAGACTTTCTCTTCATCAATGGGCAGTTAAAGTCATCAGCTTTCCAGATAATTAACGTGGATGGTGACGGCGTAAGAAGGGTGGGATTTTGGGTACCTGGAATAGGACTCGTCAGAAGATTGAAGACATCAGGAGCAAATGCAAGTAAGAATTCTTCTGCTGACAACAATAGTTCAACTCTTGCAACTATTATATGGCCAGGAGATACAGCTTCAATTCCCAGGGGCTGGGAGATTCCAGCAGATGGTAAGAAATTGAGAATTGGAGTACCAGTGAAGGAAGGCTTCACACGGTTTGTGAATGTGACGCGATACCCTGGAACAAACAAATTAAAAGTTGAAGGATACTGCATAGATCTTTTTGATGCTGTGGTTGCAGAATTACCATATGCTATGAATTATGAGTACATCCCCTTCGTCAATTCAGACGACAAAAGTGCTGGAACTTACAACGATCTGATCTATCAAGTCTTTCTGGGG GAGTTTGATGCTGCAGTCGGAGATATATCAATTGTGGCCAATAGGTCCTTGTATGTGGACTTTACTCTGCCTTATATGGAATCTGGCCGTGTATCAATGATAGTACCAATTACAGATGTTGAGAGCAAGAAAGCTTGGGTTTTCTTGAAGCCTTTGACATGGGATCTCTGGGTGACAAGCTTGGTTTTCTTTGTTTTCATTGGATTTGTAGTTTGGGTTCTCGAACACAGAATAAATCAAGATTTTCGAGGATCTCCTTCGCACCAAATTAGCACTAGCTTCTGGTTTTCCTTCTCGACCATGGTTTTTGCTCAAA GCGAAAAGGTGGTGAGCAACTTAGCTAGAATAGTTGTGATCATTTGTTGCTTTGTTGGACTCATTCTTACTCAAAGCTACACTGCTAGTTTATCAAGCTTTTTAACCGTTCAGCAATTCCAGCCCACGGTTACCACCATAGATGAGCTCATTAAAAAGGGGGATTTTGTGGGCTACCAGAAGGGGTCTTTTGTTAAAGAAACCTTGAAAAGCTTGGGTTTTGATGAATCCAAGCTCGTGCCTTATATATCTGCTGAAGATTGTGATCAACTCCTTTCTAAAGGTAGTAAAAATGGAGGTGTTGCTGCTGCTTTTGAAGGACCAACTTCTATGCAGCTCATACTTGCAGAGAATTGCTCCAagtactccattgttgaacctGTATCAATGTTGGAAGCTTCCCGTCGGAAAAACATTTCAAATATTGAGGAATTTAGCACTGATGGTCTTGGCTTT GCCTTCCCCAAAGGATCTCCTCTGGCACCTGATGTTTCTAGGGCAATCTTGAAGGTAACAGAGGGAGACAAAATCGAGAAAATATGGGGGAAATGGTTTGGTGATCTGGGAATCTGTCCAGATCGTAGCAACTCAGTTCCTTCAAATAGGCTTGGTCTCAATAGCTTCTGGGGCCTATTCTTGATTGCTGGGATAACTTCATTATTGGCTCTAATAACATACATAGGGATGTTTATATACCAAAACAGGAGAGTTTTGATGAACTCTGATTCCAGAGTTTCAATGTGGAATAAAATTGTTGatttgctcaaaatcttcaaccAGAAGGACTTCAAATCCCACACTTTCAAGAGAAGCATAGTAGATAATGGAAATGGTGAACCAAGCCCGTCTACCTATTCAATAAACGAAGACTTCCATGAAGAACAAGATACACCTTCTGCAGAAGATGTTTATCAGAATCAAAATGAGCTAAGATTTTGTCGAGAGGAAGCTCTATTCATTGAGCTGATGAGTGAACCAACTAAAGAAACATCTGCCGTAATTGAACTAGCACGCGAAAATTGTTAG
- the LOC110612710 gene encoding thioredoxin-like protein CITRX, chloroplastic — MAALQAHALSHKMTTFTSIFASQASASSSFSFPFSSLKTHQENSLLSATNITQNRPFSLSTHPRRLLCRPPQGKYVREDYLVKKKSAEEIQELVRGERNVPLIIDFYATWCGPCILMAQELEMLAVEYENNAMIVKVDTDEEYEFARDMQVRGLPTLFFISPDPKKDAIRAEGLIPIQMMRDIIDKEM; from the exons ATGGCTGCTCTTCAAGCTCACGCTCTTTCGCACAAGATGACAACTTTCACGTCCATCTTTGCATCACAAGCTTCCGCATCATCtagcttttcttttcctttctcttcCTTGAAAACCCATCAAGAGAATTCTCTCTTATCTGCTACCAACATCACCCAGAACAGGCCCTTTTCTCTCTCCACTCATCCAAGAAGACTGCTTTGCAGACCCCCTCAAGGGAAGTATGTTAGAGAAGACTATCTTGTG AAAAAGAAGTCTGCAGAGGAGATACAGGAATTGGTGAGGGGAGAAAGGAACGTCCCCCTCATCATTGATTTTTATGCAACGTGGTGTGGACCTTGTATTTTGATGGCCCAAGAACTTGAGATG CTAGCTGTGGAATATGAGAACAATGCAATGATAGTTAAGGTTGACACTGATGAGGAGTATGAATTTGCACGCGACATGCAG GTTCGAGGTTTGCCAACACTGTTTTTCATCAGTCCGGATCCAAAAAAAGATGCGATCCGGGCTGAAGGGCTCATCCCAATACAGATGATGCGTGATATCATTGATAAGGAGATGTGA
- the LOC110613012 gene encoding trihelix transcription factor ASIL1: protein MDKETNQESPSLPSNNNSIKEDPSRKRLSATGAGGGGGGDRLKRDEWSEGAVSCLLEAYESKWILRNRAKLKGHDWEDVARYVSSRANCTKSPKTQTQCKNKIESMKKRYRSESATADASSWHLYPRLDLLLRGSSAAAAVAPPPPQQQPPPSLQASNHPPPLILLETSHLLPQLPPQPPLPPAIVTAQNSHGSNGVDRGAKEDGDGTKLSDHVSDKNVMDTDSSTPALYSDKEKLRSKKLKMRVEQKKRRRREEWEIADSIRWLAEVVVRSEKARMDAMREIEKMRIEAEAKRGEMDLKITEIIANTQLEIAKLFARVGKGVDSSLRIGRS from the exons ATGGATAAAGAAACAAACCAAGAAAGCCCATCTCTTCCCTCTAACAATAACTCCATCAAAGAAGATCCTTCAAGAAAGCGACTTTCTGCTACTGGTGCTGGTGGTGGCGGTGGTGGAGATAGACTCAAACGAGATGAATGGAGCGAGGGAGCTGTTTCTTGCTTGCTTGAGGCTTATGAAAGTAAGTGGATTCTTAGAAACCGAGCTAAGCTTAAAGGCCATGACTGGGAAGATGTTGCTCGTTATGTTTCATCTCGTGCAAATTGTACCAAGTCACCCAAGACTCAAACGCAATGTAAGAATAAGATTGAATCCATGAAGAAGAGATACAGATCAGAGTCCGCCACCGCTGATGCTTCTTCTTGGCATTTATACCCCCGTCTTGATCTTTTGTTACGTGGAAGTTCAGCGGCAGCAGCAGTAGCACCACCACCACCGCAACAACAACCACCACCTTCTCTTCAAGCATCCAACCATCCCCCTCCTTTGATATTGTTGGAGACATCCCATTTGTTGCCACAGCTACCTCCGCAGCCTCCGCTTCCTCCGGCTATTGTGACTGCACAAAACTCACATGGGTCTAATGGTGTTGATAGGGGGGCCAAG GAAGATGGTGATGGTACAAAATTATCAGACCATGTCTCAGATAAAAATGTCATGGACACAGATAGTAGCACTCCAGCTTTGTACAGCGACAAGGAGAAACTAAGGTCCAAAAAACTCAAGATGAGAGTGGaacaaaagaagagaagaagaagagaagagtggGAGATAGCAGATAGCATCAGGTGGCTAGCAGAAGTAGTGGTAAGATCAGAAAAAGCAAGAATGGATGCAATGAgagaaatagaaaaaatgaGAATAGAAGCTGAGGCCAAGAGAGGTGAAATGGACCTAAAAATAACTGAGATCATAGCCAATACTCAATTGGAGATTGCCAAGCTCTttgcaagagttggtaaagGAGTTGATTCCTCCTTAAGAATTGGAAGAAGCTGA
- the LOC110613325 gene encoding receptor-like protein EIX2 has protein sequence MVMKRSMTATSFAFAFPLFLFAATIISLSLCHGSLNVSCIPSEKEALLQFKLGLKDSSNRLSSWGGDADCCGWFGIICDNLTGHVLQLHLRSLSPEEYYASNATGNYFEYWERQIFRGNINESLLNLKHLKYLDLSNNDFEGIHIPKFLGSMESLRYLNLSGAGFGGMIPHQLGNLSNLQYLNLNFEGGLYDYHEIYVESLHWLSSLSSLEFLDLSFVDLSKALDWWDVMNTLPSLVELHLSVCALNQKIPTLFKNSSSLAILDLSYNQFLGPIPIQFQNITSLRELDLSGNYFNSSMAFWLHNPPHLELLNLKSNNLQETIPSGFGNFTSLNSLDLSNNKLEGSIPSSIGNLTSLISLDLSYNKLEGAIPASFKKLCNLRSLYLSSIKLSQEINEVLEILSGCVSEGIEAMHLSSSQLLGHLNDLLAQFKNLESLDLSNNLISHPIPITLSQLTSLTSLLLFHNKLNGSLPIGFGALRKLVVADVSHNLLEGEVSEIHFANLTNLRSFDGSNNQLSLKVNPNWIPPFQLVEAISLQSWEVGPQFPTWLRSLKHLKFLDLSNSKISSTLPIWYHGWSSRLYDFNLSHNQMHGKIPYLSIDDSFSFSSIDLSFNNFDGQLPYFSSHPTSINLSNNLLSGSISTFLCQITHELKTTILNLGKNFLSGEIPDCWMNWKFSVVIELNDNYFSGKIPTSMGTLSDLSFLNLRNNNLSGKIPLSLQECKELKVLDLGENKLGGDISTWLDQQYYPVMAILNLRRNKFHGHIPKELCGMIWLQILDLANNNFNGTIPTCVSNLFAMANEIHDPMGGKIYFVDGSGGAFYGSSSIMIKGEMNAYSTILNFVRSIDLSNNKLSGDIPEEITRLKTLQSLNLSHNLLVRRIPKEIGSMKALESLDFSNNQISGKIPLSMSKLTFLSELNLSNNKLTGMIPSSTQLQSLDPSSFSGNKLCGAPLINKCNVDGAKPPTGTKRGEDGKGSESFDWFDFYVSLAPGFVVGFWGVVGPLAFNRRWRHSYFNFVYGLWDKIMVWYHVKVVRVLRGNGF, from the coding sequence ATGGTCATGAAAAGATCAATGACTGCTACTTCTTTTGCATTTGCTTTCCCATTGTTTCTCTTTGCAGCAACTATTATTAGTCTTAGCCTTTGCCATGGAAGCTTGAACGTTAGCTGCATTCCAAGCGAGAAAGAAGCTCTTCTGCAGTTTAAGCTTGGACTTAAAGATTCTTCCAACCGGCTCTCTTCTTGGGGTGGTGATGCAGATTGCTGTGGATGGTTCGGAATCATATGTGACAATCTCACCGGTCATGTTCTCCAACTCCATCTTAGAAGTCTTTCTCCGGAGGAGTATTATGCTTCTAATGCCACTGGTAACTATTTTGAATATTGGGAGAGGCAGATATTCAGAGGTAACATCAATGAATCTTTACTCAACTTGAAGCATTTGAAGTACCTAGACTTAAGCAACAATGATTTTGAAGGAATTCACATTCCCAAATTCCTTGGCTCTATGGAGAGCTTAAGATACCTTAATCTCTCCGGAGCCGGATTTGGAGGAATGATTCCTCATCAACTTGGAAATCTTTCAAATCTGCAATATCTCAATCTCAATTTTGAAGGAGGACTTTATGATTATCATGAGATATATGTAGAGAGTTTGCATTGGCTTTCTAGTCTCTCATCATTAGAGTTCCTTGACTTGAGTTTTGTGGATCTTAGTAAAGCCTTGGATTGGTGGGATGTCATGAACACACTCCCTTCTTTGGTAGAGTTACACTTGTCAGTATGTGCACTAAATCAGAAGATTCCTACACTTTTCAAAAACTCTTCATCACTTGCCATCCTTGATCTTTCATACAATCAATTTCTTGGACCAATCCCTATTCAATTTCAGAATATAACTTCTCTTAGAGAACTTGATTTGTCTGGAAATTATTTCAATTCTTCTATGGCATTTTGGTTGCATAATCCTCCCCATCTTGAGCTTCTTAACCTTAAATCTAATAACTTGCAAGAAACAATTCCAAGTGGCTTTGGAAATTTCACTTCCCTCAACAGCCTTGACTTGTCAAACAACAAACTTGAAGGGTCAATTCCAAGTTCCATTGGAAACCTGACTTCACTCATTAGCCTTGACTTGTCATACAACAAACTTGAAGGAGCAATTCCGGCATCTTTCAAGAAGCTTTGCAATTTGAGATCACTTTATTTGTCAAGCATCAAACTAAGCCAAGAGATAAATGAGGTCCTTGAAATTCTGTCAGGATGTGTTTCAGAAGGAATAGAGGCAATGCATTTGAGTAGTTCTCAATTATTAGGTCATTTGAATGATCTTCTGGCGCAATTCAAGAATCTGGAGTCCCTGGATCTTTCCAATAATTTGATTTCTCACCCAATTCCAATTACTTTGAGTCAGCTGACTTCATTGACTTCACTGCTCCTTTTCCACAACAAACTGAATGGAAGTCTCCCTATAGGTTTTGGTGCCCTTAGAAAATTAGTGGTGGCAGATGTTTCTCATAATTTATTGGAGGGTGAAGTCTCAGAAATTCACTTTGCAAACCTTACAAATTTGAGAAGCTTTGATGGTTCAAATAACCAACTGAGTTTAAAGGTCAATCCCAATTGGATTCCTCCTTTTCAACTTGTTGAAGCCATATCTTTGCAATCTTGGGAGGTTGGGCCTCAGTTTCCCACATGGCTCCGTTCCTTGAAGCACTTAAAATTTCTAGACTTATCAAACTCAAAAATTTCAAGCACCCTTCCCATTTGGTACCATGGGTGGTCTTCAAGACTTTATGATTTCAATTTATCTCACAACCAAATGCATGGAAAAATTCCCTATTTGTCTATTGATGATTCTTTTTCATTCTCATCCATAGACTTGAGTTTCAACAACTTTGATGGTCAGTTGCCTTATTTCTCTTCCCATCCTACTTCAATAAATCTTTCCAATAATTTACTCTCTGGATCAATATCCACCTTTCTTTGTCAGATAACGCATGAGTTGAAAACTACAATACTTAACTTGGGAAAAAATTTCCTGTCCGGAGAAATACCTGATTGTTGGATGAATTGGAAATTTTCTGTAGTCATAGAATTAAATGACAACTACTTCAGTGGGAAAATTCCAACATCCATGGGTACTCTAAGTGATCTTTCATTCTTAAACCTTCGAAACAATAATCTCTCTGGCAAAATACCATTGTCCCTTCAAGAATGCAAAGAATTGAAAGTACTTGACTTGGGTGAAAACAAATTGGGTGGAGACATTTCAACGTGGTTGGATCAGCAATATTATCCAGTGATGGCTATTCTCAATCTTCGTAGGAACAAATTTCATGGTCACATACCTAAGGAGCTTTGTGGAATGATTTGGTTGCAAATCTTGGATCTTGCTAATAACAACTTCAATGGCACCATACCCACATGTGTTAGCAACTTATTTGCAATGGCAAATGAAATTCATGATCCTATGGGAGGTAAAATTTACTTTGTTGATGGGAGTGGCGGGGCATTCTATGGGAGTTCCTCAATTATGATTAAGGGAGAAATGAATGCTTATAGCACAATTCTTAATTTTGTAAGGAGTATAGACCTCTCAAACAATAAATTGTCGGGGGATATTCCTGAAGAAATAACAAGGCTTAAGACATTGCAGTCGTTGAATTTGTCGCATAACCTTCTGGTAAGAAGAATTCCAAAGGAAATAGGAAGTATGAAGGCACTTGAATCTCTTGATTTTTCAAATAATCAAATTTCCGGAAAAATTCCCCTAAGCATGTCAAAATTGACATTTTTGAGTGAATTGAACTTGTCCAACAACAAGTTAACTGGAATGATTCCTTCAAGCACTCAATTACAAAGCTTGGATCCATCTAGCTTCAGCGGCAACAAACTTTGTGGGGCTCCACTCATCAACAAGTGCAATGTTGATGGTGCTAAGCCTCCAACTGGGACAAAAAGAGGAGAAGATGGCAAAGGGTCTGAATCATTTGATTGGTTTGATTTCTACGTGAGCCTTGCTCCTGGATTTGTGGTAGGGTTTTGGGGAGTGGTGGGTCCTTTAGCGTTTAACAGAAGATGGAGGCATTCATACTTCAACTTTGTATATGGTTTGTGGGATAAAATTATGGTGTGGTATCATGTAAAAGTTGTTAGAGTTTTGAGAGGTAATGGTTTTTAG
- the LOC110613372 gene encoding aspartyl protease AED3, translating into MKIHLLSLVFLLFSLALGLNLNPKCNLQDQGSTLQVFHVYSPCSPFRPSTPLSWEESVLQMQAKDQARLQYLSSLVAGKSVVPIASGRQIIQSPTYIVRAKIGTPAQTMLLAMDTSNDVAWIPCSGCVGCSSAAFNSAKSTTFKTLGCQAAQCKQVPNPTCGGRACTFNMTYGSSSIAANLSQDNITLATDSVPGYTFGCITKATGISTPPQGLLGLGRGPLSLLSQSQKLYKSTFSYCLPSFRSLNFSGSLRLGPIGQPKRIKTTPLLKNPRRSSLYYVNLVAIRVGRRVVDIPPSALAFNPTTGAGTIFDSGTVFTRLVAPVYTAVRDAFRRRVGIATVTSLGGFDTCYSGPIAAPTITFMFTGMNVTLAPENLLIHSTAGSITCLAMAAAPDNVNSVLNVIANMQQQNHRILYDVPNSRLGVAREQCT; encoded by the exons ATGAAAATCCACCTTCTTTCTCTTGTTTTTCTCTTGTTTTCCCTAGCCCTGGGATTGAACTTGAACCCCAAGTGTAACCTCCAAGATCAAGGCTCAACCCTTCAAGTCTTTCATGTTTATAGTCCATGCTCCCCATTTAGGCCATCAACACCGCTCTCATGGGAGGAGAGTGTGCTCCAAATGCAAGCCAAGGACCAAGCTAGGCTTCAATATTTGTCAAGCTTGGTTGCTGGGAAATCTGTGGTTCCAATTGCCTCAGGCAGGCAGATTATTCAGAGCCCAACTTATATTGTTAGGGCTAAGATTGGAACGCCAGCTCAGACCATGCTCTTAGCCATGGATACAAGTAATGATGTTGCTTGGATTCCTTGCAGTGGCTGTGTTGGGTGTTCTTCAGCAgctttcaactctgcaaaatCTACTACCTTCAAAACCCTTGGCTGCCAAGCTGCTCAGTGCAAGCAG GTACCCAACCCCACCTGCGGTGGCAGAGCATGCACATTCAACATGACCTACGGCAGCTCCTCCATAGCAGCAAATCTCTCGCAGGACAATATCACTCTAGCCACCGATTCTGTCCCCGGCTACACCTTTGGTTGCATTACAAAAGCCACAGGCATCTCAACGCCTCCCCAGGGGCTTCTGGGCTTGGGCAGAGGACCACTGTCTCTCTTGTCTCAATCCCAAAAACTTTACAAGTCCACTTTCTCTTATTGCCTTCCTAGCTTTAGGTCTCTAAACTTTTCTGGGTCATTGAGGCTTGGACCCATTGGGCAGCCCAAGAGGATTAAGACTACACCATTGCTCAAAAACCCTAGGAGATCATCACTTTACTATGTTAACTTGGTTGCAATTAGGGTCGGAAGAAGAGTTGTTGACATTCCTCCTAGTGCTTTGGCTTTCAATCCAACCACCGGTGCTGGGACCATCTTTGATTCCG GAACTGTGTTCACCAGGCTAGTCGCTCCAGTCTACACGGCAGTTCGGGATGCATTCCGGAGGCGAGTCGGCATTGCAACGGTGACATCCCTAGGCGGATTCGACACATGTTACTCGGGACCAATAGCAGCACCCACCATAACATTCATGTTCACAGGCATGAACGTGACATTGGCACCGGAAAACCTACTAATCCACAGCACAGCAGGGAGCATCACATGCCTAGCCATGGCTGCGGCACCAGATAATGTGAATTCGGTGCTTAATGTGATAGCGAATATGCAACAACAAAACCATAGGATACTTTATGATGTGCCAAATTCAAGGCTTGGAGTGGCTCGAGAGCAATGCACATGA